The following is a genomic window from Elaeis guineensis isolate ETL-2024a chromosome 10, EG11, whole genome shotgun sequence.
TTGCTGATTTCGACACCCACCATTGATATGATTTAAGTGGACATGATAAGCTAAGAACGGCTGATGCGACACAAAAGGGCCACCTCGGTCCACCATTCCTGAATACTCCTGGTGTTCCAAATTCAAACCAGAGTGCATAAGATGTGGTGCTGAGGGTTAGTCGTGAAAGGCAGCGGAATCTGAATGGCCTACCACATTGTTATTAGATATATTAAACAATTAATCTTTAACATACATTATACTTATTCGAGTATAGAAAACGCTAAATGCACCAACTTCACCCAAAAAAAATCCAGAACACTCATACAGATGGGCCCCACATATAACGTGGGACACAGTTATGTGGGTGTAATAAAAGCGGGTGTAACTAGAGAAATTCTCCGTAAAATCCAAGTAAGGCCCTCCGAGTTCTAATCTCATTTGCATCAGGCCGTTCAAACAAATCCCATCCAACGGTTACGAATGGCGATCCGCGTGCTATTCCCTCATTGGGCCGGTCAAACCCCTCCTCCACGGCTATATAAATAGAAGCGAAGCCCCCCCAAACGTCTActggagaaaaataaaagatccatCCTTTCCGTCCGAAACCTCATCAagatctcctcctcttcttcaaaCCCTAGCTTTAGATTTCTATTACCATGGCCGGAAGAGGGAAGGCTATTGGTTCTGGTGCCTCGAAGAAGGCGATGTCGAGGAGCAGTAAGGCGGGGCTCCAGTTCCCCGTTGGTAGGATCGCCCGATTTCTCAAGGCCGGCAAGTACGCCGAACGCGTCGGCGCCGGCGCTCCCGTCTATCTTGCCGCCGTCCTCGAGTACCTCGCCGCTGAGGTGCGGATCCGTTCTCGTTTTCCTGCTTTCTTTCTCTAATCCGGTTTTGGGTATTTTGTCCACAAATTTGCTGCTCTTGAGATTTTCTTGTTTGCTTTCTTTATGCagttttgtttatttttattttatggaaTTTCTCTTGGGGATTTGCTTATGTCGGTATTTTTCTTTACTGTTTCTGATTACATGTGATGGCCTTTTACTTTTTCGGGTTCGGGTCCTTTGGATTTTGTTTTTGTACGCTAAAAATATCGAGCTCTCCTttattttctttgtaattttatttttcctaATTTCTCAAATCTGAGGAATATCGGTATTATTGAttcaatatattttataattataattgaaaatctgatctttatttttttttaaattgctaATTTTAAGCCTTTTCGGTTACCTGGGTTTCTTTTAATCTCATAATATTATTCTTTCGGTGCTCTTTTTTTTCGATATTTCTTTCGTTTTCTCGTTATTTATAGCATATATGTCAATGATCTGATATTTGGTTGGAAAAATTGCTCCTTTTTCTGTCCTTTAGACCTTGCGCTCTGTGTATTTTAGGGATAGCTTCAATTTTTGGTGGTATTTCAGGAAATTAatcatccaattttctctttcccCTTGTGAATAGGTCTTGGAGCTCGCTGGAAACGCGGCGAGGGACAACAAGAAGACTAGGATTGTCCCGAGGCACATCCAATTGGCGGTGAGGAACGACGAGGAACTGTCCAAGCTACTGGGGACCGTGACCATTGCTAACGGTGGTGTGATGCCGAACATCCACAACCTCCTCCTCCCCAAGAAGGCCGGCGGCTCCTCCAAGTCTGGTCCTGCTGATGATGATAGCTAAACAGCTAAACGCTGCATTTTTTTAACTTATCTATCTTGTCTTCCTCTTGTAGACTAATGTGGGGTGGAAAATGCATCAACTttagatttcttcttctttttactttttttttttattttttttttgtattttgttgCGTTTATCGCTTGTTCTGAGATTTGAATTTAGCGAATGGAAAAGAGAAAATCTATTTCTCTGCTAACTTTCACTTTTTGAGGATGGTTATTATGAGTGAATTGGGTGCTGAACGAAATATTTGTATTGGCATGGTCAAAGATAGAGCTGTCAAAAAATGGGTCAGGGCTTATGGGTCACCTTATTTGGCTCTAAAAATGAGTTGGGCTAGAAAATTTTGATCCATATATGTAAGTGGGCTTTTTGGGTTGGCCTCTATAGTCTATGAGCTGAATTGGATTAGGGTCGGATCAGCTTGTGGGCTGGTCTATACCTGctaaaaagtaaaaatattagAAGTCTAAAAGGTAAAGAGGGTCTAAAAGTCTAAATGCCTTTGGGTGTTTAGGGTTAGGTGTTTAGGTGGGTTGGGTCAgtgggtttttttttctttttttattgttGCATTCGAGATCTTCATTTTCTTTGTGATCTTGGATGACTCGAATCTTTGGCTTTGTCTTTGTTGATTTTCATCGGTCCCAAACTGAGGTGACTTCGACCTCTTCTGCATTCTCTTCGACGGTTTCGTCTTTTTCGTGCCTCTTTTCGGTCGGTCTTGTCTCCTTCgaatctgttaggatttgatgcttcgAGATTCAGTTCACATTGAGTCTACAGCAAGGTTTGTGGTGAAAAATGGAGTTCAATGAAatcaagatcatccgaaacggagttcggatggaggagatatgaatttttgaagtcggcatgagaatcgAGGCGATGGAGGATTGCCGGCGATCGGCGGTGGGCGGCAGCGGCACGGTCGTAGGCGGTGGCGCGCGGgatgtgcgacccaggcccgcggcccaggcgggcgcacggcctaGCGGGGCGTGCGAcctaggcccgcgcgcgcgggccggcccaggccagcggcttgctggcccctttgcctcggtccaccgtggatcgggcggtctacGGCGGGGTCTGTGGACtgcatgggcgtttcccacg
Proteins encoded in this region:
- the LOC105052656 gene encoding probable histone H2A.2; the protein is MAGRGKAIGSGASKKAMSRSSKAGLQFPVGRIARFLKAGKYAERVGAGAPVYLAAVLEYLAAEVLELAGNAARDNKKTRIVPRHIQLAVRNDEELSKLLGTVTIANGGVMPNIHNLLLPKKAGGSSKSGPADDDS